The Culex pipiens pallens isolate TS chromosome 2, TS_CPP_V2, whole genome shotgun sequence DNA window TGCTTGGTGTCTTCTTTTACGCTTAGCcttttttttaatcgtacatCTCAAActcctcaatttttttctgttcgtCTGACTCTCTCgctttttcagttaaatttgtaTAATAAACGAAAATTGCGTATCGCTAGCCCGCTTAAGGCGCATGTATATAAATTAAAAGCTCTCTTTTCGGTACGCAGTTTACGAGGCCCCCAGCCGGGTATGTAGTTAAGTGGAAAATGCAGCCAACCTGGAACAAAAACGAGAAGAGACGGACGACTTTTTTTTCGGGCgaggttgttttgttttgcataTACCTACACTGGTATTACTAAAAACTACGCCACCGTCGAGCGGGtcgtaaaaacatgttttatgagCTTTTAGTACTTGGTTGTGGCGCTCGGTCGGTAGCGCATAAAAAAGCGCTCCACACTTCTTTCCCTTTGCCAAAATTTGACACGGATCGGTGCAACTGGGGTTTTGTTACTGGGCATTGAAACCCAAGCTCATTAGAGAGCCATTGGGTGCAGGATTGACAGTTAACGGGtagtaaaattaattttgttggTAAACAATGTTGGCTGCTCAAGCAAGGTTGGTTTAACCGGTAAAACTTTCAAAGTTTCATAAATGAACacaacagatttatttttaagacatCTTACACagtaaattttttgtaaatttggaaggtgtaattttggcaggttgaatattacctcttttatgatgtaattatgcctcaattaagactgaataAGACACATTACACctgaaaagttgtaaaattacacatttttttctgacataaaagatgtaccccttcccagatgtaatataaccatgatttttttctgtatagtttgaattttcacaaagatattcaagatttttttcttgagtTTTACGTCTACAGagcaaaaaaatcatggtattaTTACATGTAGGAAGGAGCACAAAGAAAAAATGCGTAATTtgacctctgaaaatgtgtaattttaccacttttctggtgtaatgtctctttttcagtctaaattgaggtaaaattacatcattaaagaggtaatattcaacctgctTTTTTCCGTCGAAATCGAGGTAAAATTGcatcattaaagaggtaatattcaaacatccaatattacaccttccaaatttacacaattttttactgtttatTTCTGATCTGTGatccaaaaattcataattgtAAAAGCTTAATGTTAAATACCTCTTTCATGGTTAAACTGGATTTTGAACTTTAAACTCACATATGAATTACGTAACTAaacaatgtcgaaaaattgacaaaatgtcCTTGATAATAAATTGTAAAGATTTATTTAGGTTATACATTTCCTCTAAAATATTGTGTAAATAATTAGCcaaactacacagtaaaaaataatgtaaatttggaagctgtaattttggaaggttgaatattaccacttttatgatgtaattttaactcaatttagactgaaaaagtgacattacaccagaaaagtggtaaaattactcatttccagaggtaaaattacaccttttttctgacataaaagatgtacccaatcccagatgtaatattaccatgattttttttctgtgtatctaaTACATTCAACTTTTATTTTACTGCGCAGCATCCAACGAATACAcgttttcaaatcgtttgattcaGACTAAAATTGCATGCCAATGGCTTGTGTATTTACAATCAATCGTATCCGTTCATTGGCAATGGTGCGATTTTCATTCTGAAGCACAACTTGTAAGTGCCACGTGTCATGTATAGTACATGGGAATACCAGctatttaaatcaaattcattTGCAGACGTAACCTAGTTGTGTTCGGTTTCTTTGTTGTTCGTGATGAAACAATTTCTAGCATTGGTGGTCCTGTTagggaaaattttagtttgggtaaaattttttcaaccgagtttgattattttaaattataattctttttttaaaagggCAAAGTTCTCGTCGACGTCGACGAAGAAATTTACGAGTGCGAAAATTCGCTCCCTATTGCGGCAGTTCTTTTCTCCAATCTCGAATACACCCTGGACGATGATGAGGTCCTGACGATCAACGGAAGAATCGACATTACGGACGATTACGAGGCTCCAATCGGGGTAAAATTTAGCTTTTATTGTCTTtactttcctaaaaaaaatgttgatcggATACATATTTAAAGCTCAACTTTTCCTCCCAACATTTGGAGCGTGGCGAATGGAGGACGGGCGTGTTCAGCTCGTTGATCAAGGATTTCTGCCCCGACATTCTGAACCCCATGAAGCCGTGGTATTTTGTGACGAAAACGCTGAATCAAACCAAGTGCCCGTACAAAAAGGGGGTATGAATTTGGAAGTGGATCTTCGATCTTGTTTCATTTGAGATGATTTAATTTCAGCACGTGGAAATAATGGAAGATTTCAAGTACGGGACGTACGGTGTTCCTATTCCGTTCAACATGCTGGGCGAGTGGAAATTATTCTGGGAAATTACTGCTAAACGCAATGGACAAATGGTGAAGGAGTGCAACATGCAGCGAGTTTTTCTAACGGATGGTtagataacgtcatgattcgaattcccggacgctccgaaacccggacacctcatcttgttttatcaattatttggatataagttcgcattatgaatgtcaaattgtgttatttgatgaattctaacatcaacattcatttaaagtttgtttgaacgctgtagttaatgccaaaacaattatttaaaataaaattataagtttaccaaaaaatgtgaaacatttcactgaaatatttcataggcgtccgatggACCGGGAAGGCAGAGcacaaatttatggttttgatttccttaaattctagcaaattcttatataaaatatcgattgttttgatgttaacagcttatttgagacctaaaaaatgccatttcactaacatttcagtccaaatttgtgaggTTCATAAGCAacatcgagtgtccggaattcgaagcaaaagtgtccggatttcgaaacagcttttatcagtgtccgagattcgaagcacaagtcattttaatttcaaaattctgatgaataattattagaaaagacatattttgcatgtattctcttaaaactgactgtttaaactacatcctgatgatgtttctacatttccaacttgttacatgatttttagccagctataacaaaaatgatatgctactaagtgttcGGATTTCGAACTATGACGTTAATTGttgtgattttgaattttccggATAACAAAAATCTGATTACAAAcaattatttaagaaaaaaaaaaaaaacagtttagcaATATCAATTTGGACCTGACTTGACTTCACTTCCGGATAACTATAatggtcctgattttcggttcaatgaacagaaaccactcactcatcgcctatccattcgtcgcctattccaacccgctagcattcatgagcgaatgatactcgcaagcagctagcgagtggcccgaactgttcaatcagcgaacaaatacatcgtgaaaatatttgcctactccgtcgctcgacgaaaCTCACATACtaacatgctcagcgaagagccatcctcacaaaatgccagcgcggcagtctttttgtcttcacgccctcagtttgccatcaatttgatcttttcttggtggaagtttctttgaatggtgtctataatgttatgaaatcaaaataaatgcacaatttaattgataacattgattttaggcaacccaaatcaatgagtatgacgcagcgcatcagagaaaaaatatgttcagttcagagtgatcggcgaCGTTCGGCCTTCCtaagccgttcggagactgagccgatcagagagagaaggagagtagtagagagagtgttcgggagcgaatggtttgaaagtgacaaacggtaggaattcatcagggcagtatcgcgtcgcctgctatttgtgctcgcgaatggagtggttgattttgagcaatcaggacccttgactataaatctttattttctcagcttttttaatttgttgaaaatggtCGGAACTTATAGATTGTTTCATGTTTGAATCATTGGTCACCAAATGATTTTGCGCAGCCCACGAGAAGGTCACAAAGTAACTGACATACTAACTGACACAAAGTAACTGACATACTAACTGACACAAAGTAACTGACAGTAACTGACGGACACAAAGTCCGTTACTCAACTttacaaattttggaacatatcattttaagggaaatttaatgtactttttgaatctacaataatcatttttttcatttagaacaaaaaatttcatttaaaaatttcgtgtttttgtgACCCtgaaagggttattttttagagtgtaataatgttctacaaagttatagagtagacaattacaaaaaaaaatgacatataAACATCAGGTGTTTGCTTGCAAccatttcgagttttttttttagaacgacatcaaattgggcgtccaattttacataaaagtccctttgacgccAAGTttccaaggttgttaacgataaaattatcgaggttcgataacgataacgctagttctatcgttatcgtctgGGCGATAACGAttatctatcgttatcgttattccgataattctatcgacgataacggacgataacttatatttaatatatttctaaaattgactaaaaccaaccaaattatgttgaattttcaagcttcctcttagtatttttttatgatatggtaagtttcaaagtattaattatgaaaaaaacatcacaaaataccgtatttttttaaagtactctaatttttataatttgcaatatgggtatcaaacgattcgaaattttgcttgtattttaactgcttttgagtttttttttaaataagatactccaattttcacaaaataccgaattttctcgaaaatactcaaatttcataattcgcaatatgggtattagggtgggtacggattttgaaaagttctcagatcaagttttGGTATGGtcccccttgtagggcatacccatagggactctcacgccaaatttcagctcatttgtttgaaaactggcttgtctcaagcgagttcaagtttacatgggatttactatgggaaattttgaattttcgttcatttgcTCCTACAGGCTTAGGGAAAACAcatagaaacttctaggatggccagaaatgagtgGAATCGTCtgaagaacaactttccctaagagaccaggtcgattcggtcaacccccatcgagctcaacggcaatacatccggggttttcggaaccaacggttttccccagaaaagcatcaaactttccttagcatgctatgaatgtttgatcaacaccgcgacgccacatgtcaaacagctaccacgtgattttgattttgcaccataacagttttttttttcttatttggaggttcagaatacagctaaatagtatgaggatcaccataaatgataattctataaTTCAAAcagtaataaaaagttattttttataggcgatgctagtccacgtggtagctgtttgacatgtggcgtcgcggtgttcatcaaacattcatagcatgctaaggaaagtttgatgcttttctggggaaaaccattggttccgaaaaccccggatgtattgccgttgagctcgatgggggttgaccgaatcgacctggtctcttagggaaagttgttctccagacgattccactcatttctggccatcctagaagtttctacatgttttccctaagcctgtaggagcgaatgaacgaaaattcaaaatttcccatagtaaatcccatgtaaacttaaactcgcttgagacaagccagttttcaaacaaatgagctgaaatttggcgtgagagtccctatgggtatgccctacaagggggaccataccagaacttgatctgagaacttttcaaaatccgtacccaccctaatgggtatcaaacgatttgaaattttgcatgcacttTTACTATTgctatttcataaaataccgttttttctcgaaaatactaaaacaaatattattcgCAATATAGTTATccaacgatttgaaattttgcatgtattttaaatgttttagagttttttgaatgaaaaatgcaGGTAAAATTTCGTTTCCtttccatattgcaaatcatgaaaatttgagtacttccaaaaaaatacggtattttgtgaaaatttgaatatttcattcaaaaaactctaaaacagtgaaaatgcatgcaaaatttcgaatcgtttgatacccatattgcggattataaaaatttgagtattttcgagaaaatacggtattttgtgaaaattttataattacattttaaaaaactcaGTAACAGTAAAAGTGCATGCAAAAATTTGGATCATTTGATAcatatattgcaaattatgaaatttgagtattttcgagaaaatacggaattttgtgaaaattcaagtatttcattagaaaaactctaaaacagaaTACATGcataatttcgaatcgtttgaaacccatattgcaaattataaaaatttgagtactttcataaaaatacggtattttgtatttttttttagtaataatTCTTTGAAACTcaccatattatcaaaaaaaaaaagatactaagaggaagcttgaaaattatcgccgatagaattatcggaataacgataacgatagattatcgttatcgtcccgacgatagcgataaccattatcgttatcgttagacgataatattatcgacgataattctatcgactAACAACCTtgcaaatttccatctcatcacttTTCAGactgaaaattatttcaaaacatgtcgttttcgcatgttaaaaaatgaaaaagttataccgcccttccgtcacgagatatcaaaaacggacctcggattcgtgatttgggacaaaagttatcccttaggacaaagtttcacgcaaatcgaagagggttcggggcaacttttcccgatttcgtgtgagttggtagagaattaccctttgtTTGTTTAATAGCAGAATAatgtcaattttaataaaatatttcatattttgactGTCATGTGCTGCATTTCATCACTATTgacacaattttaaatttgatgcaTTGCGTTTAACGTTTCAAAACGATAACAAAGAGTGATAAGAGTTAAGTTTCGCTTCGCGTGCACCAATTCTTCCCATATCACTAGCATGCGAAATGGGTTCGACAGTTCTTTTCCAGACGATCTGGTCCCGTTTTTCGCGGTCATTAATATTAATGTCATAGCAAGACAATAAAATCTTCTCATTTCCGCATCTTCTATTTGTGGGTCATTCACATTGCTTCGGCATCACATTGAGAACTATCAAAGACTTGTCAAATATTATTCCTCCACCTCTGAAGCACCCCTTCCCAGTCCGCTGtcggtttgtttattttcatttcagtttTGAGGCTAATGGTGATAACACTCTGCGCTGACAGTACCCATATAAAGTCGCGAAGAAAGCAACTCTTTCAGCGTGTCCGGACGACCAACTTTTGGAGCGAACTCGTTTCCTTCGAATATATCGTCAATACAGCTGGCTCTGGATGCGTTCATAACAAACCCGAACGCGAGGTGTCAAACCATGGTGGCGGCTTCGTAAATGATGTaacggttgtttttttttcggcaggCCACCAGCCAGGAAggtttaaattaaacttttcacTGTTTATCTCCCGTTTCACGGGTGTGTGTTTGGGGTGATATCTTTCAACGACGACCGCTCTGCTACAACCGAGACCTAATACGGCGGTAGTCTCTCGAAATGCCACTTTCGAAAGTAGTAAGTTCATAAGTCGCGTAAGCATTCAGGACACGAGACATCTGCCGCTGCGTAATTGgtagttttcacattttttcaccggtttattattttatgacctttttttagggggtatcttctttttttctttgttgtaGGTACTGCTTATATTTGTTTGCTTTCTTAGCATAGTTTGCCAAGTGAGTAGCAATTATGAGGCTCATCAGCcttgaaattcttaatattTTGGAGAACTTATACCATTTTGTTCTCTTACCTTCCTATCAGGTTTTTTAACGCTTACAGAAGTGTTACCTGCCTAATGTTTCAATCTCAATCTTCATTTCCAAAAactctttgtatttttttttaaagtttctttaATCGTCTTTGATTACGACTAATACGCGAGAGTTTTGCACAATCCTCGCGCACGTGTGTGCCTCCAAACAGGGTCAGGTCAGAGCCAGGCCATATATACCAGTCGAAAACGGCTGAACTAGCTCGCACTCCCACGCACCACACACAGGCTCTCTGAACCCGCAAGGTTCGCAAGTGGTCACTCGGCGCGCGAATCGCCACgactcatcatcatcatcatcattcagGGGGTCTTCTGCTCGGGCAGGCCAATCGACAGGGGCAATTTGTGCTAATAATGATCGCTGTTCGATTCACCCACGCAATTTGCGCTGGTATGAGTGTGTGTGATTGGTCAGTACCACGTGACGAGTCGGTTGATCGAGCACGAACTGAGTGAAGTCGACGGTGgaggccagcagcagcagcagctggaacttggagcagaagaaaaaaaaaacagcagctaaataaaataaaatgtagaaAAAGAACACTGCAGAAAAAAAACCGCAAGGCAATGACGACGAAACGTTACGAAAACAAACAACGGCTCGAGGGGCAGCTGCTGCCTTAAGTTTATCGAAGTGGGTCTCGATAATGGGGAATTCCTTGCATCGATAAGAGTTGCACttgcaaataaaataaagcATTGCAACTGTACCAGAGGCAGGGCAGTACATTTGTACGCCAATTGTACTTTATGctggtgtttttttaaacttttgatttgCTTGCAATTACCTACTTGCACTAAATTGCTCAAAAGTTATtacttttttattgtatttaaactCTCTTGTCTTCTAAATTTCTCTGTACCATTTACTATCAGATTGAGACTGTTTTCACTTTCTTCTCAGTTGGGTGCTGCCATTTTTTGGGTGAAATACTCAATAACATTCAATGTTTTCATCAGACATCTATGGAATTCTAACTCTGATTAAATATTGAATATATCTGGGAATCATCAACGAAAAACACACCAAGAATTCTGGCCACAACCAAAACCTTCGCAACGGTTCCATTTCAACAGCAGCGCCGGTGGTAAGGTCTTGTGGTCTTGTGACTCTGCAGACTTGCAGTGGATCGCCTTGCAGGGTTGGAGAGTTGTTGCACAAAACCAGATCTGGCCGCGCGGGGTCGGACCCACAAACCAACAATGGCAACATTATCAACAGCAAGCCAGCTGCCTTCATCAGACCAGTGAAACTTTATAAACGTCGTAAAATTAATGTCTAGAGCCACCCAACCCTAGAGACCCGCGCCCGCGACAAATGGCGGCGATGAATgtcaaaatatcaatcaaaaaaagcaGTTGCAGTTGGTGGAGGCGCTGCGAACACACGGCCCAGCTAGGACAACGTACACGAGAAAGCGCCCTCTAGCACTCAGggaaaaaatcttgaagtttttgTCAATATATGAAAAAGGTTCAaatcaaatcttaaaaaaatccaacGAAAAACTTTCCTCGGTGCAACCCATATCATGCCCTCGGGGGCTTCATTGGGGGTTATAAAACGTTGGCGCACCTGGCGGCAGGCCAGGCCCTGGAACTGGTGACGCCGCCGCGACGCTTGATGAGATCGTCGCCAACTTGCTTACATGTCgcatttgcatttttaagcaAATTGAGTATAAACCGCTAGGGTTGTGGTGACGACTCATTTCTTTAAAGTTTAAACAGAGTTGGTGAAAAAaggacgactccgactccgactctgattctgacactgactctgattctgactctatCTTTGATTCACACACTGACTCTGAATCTGATCTTGACTCTGACTATGATTATTTCTCTGATTTTGActctgactttgactttgactctgACTATTACTCTAACTCTGACTCTTATTCTGATTTTGATTGTTACTCTTACTCTGACTCCGACCCTGATTTTTATTCTGACACTGACTCTGACTCTAATTCTGAttttgactctgactctgattttgactctgattctgactccaacTTTGATTTTCAtactgactctgactctgacctTGACTCTGATtatgactctgactctgactatGATTATttctctgattctgactctgactctgactctgactttgTCTTTGACTTTGATTCTGACTCttactctaactctaactctgacTCTTATTCTAATTTTGACTCTTGgctctgattctgattctgactttAAATCAGGGTTTGACTCTGACTGTGACACTGACTCTaactctgatttttttctgatcctgatgctgactctgactctgatttTGACTCTGACACTGACTCTGACTCTAATTCTAATTAAGAATCTGACTCTGATTTTGACTCTGCTTTGACTGTGATTCTGACTTTTTCTCTGAATCTGCttttgactctgactctgactgtGACACTGATTCTGACTCTAATTCTTATATTGTCAGAGTAAGACTCTGATTTCCACTCTTAATCTGACCCTGATGCTGACTCTGGCTCTGATTATGATTCTGATTATTTCTCTGATTCTTACTCTGACTCTTACTCTAACTCTGGCTCATATTCTGATTTTGACTCTTACTCTGACTTTGGCTCTGGTTCTGATTCTGACTTTCACTCTGACTTTAAATCTGGttttgactctgactctgatttTTATTCTGATCCTGatgctgactctgactctgatttTGACTGTGTCTCTGGCATTGACTCTGACTCTAATTCTGATttagactctgactctgacacTGACTGTGACACTGATTCTGACTCTAATTCTTATATTGACTCTTACTCTGACTCTGATTTTGACTCTTAATCTGACTTTGATTCTGACTCTTACTTTGATTTTCATACTGAATCTGACCTTGACTCTGATTATGACTCTGATACTGATTCTGACATTAACTTTGATTCTCACACTGACTCTTTTATTTGCTATAAAAAAgggtcacacaaaaaaaaaacactgactcTGAATCTAACCTTAACTCTAACTATGACTCTAGTTCTTATTTTGACTCTTACTCTGACTCTGGCTcagactctgattctgactcttaCTCTGACTCTGAATCTGACTGTGACACTGACTCTGACTCTAAGTCTAATTCTGATTTAGACTCTGACTCTGATTTTGACTCCTTCTCTGAATCTGATTTTGATCCTGACTTTGACACTGACTCTTTTTCTTATTCTGATTTTTATTCTGACCCTGATGCTGACTCGGAATTTGACTCTGACTCTAGTTCTGATTTTGCATCTGACTCTGATTTTGACTCTGACTTTGACTGTGATTCTGACTTCTATTCTGACTCTGACTTTGACTGTGACACTGACTCTGACTCTaactgactctgactctgaatcTGATTTGACTCTGACTGTGACACTGACTCTGACTTCTCTGAATCTGATTTTAACTTCGACTTTGACACTGACTTTTACTCTGATTTTTATTCTGACGCTGATGCTGACTCTGACTTGGAATTTGACTCTGAATCTGACTCTAGTTCTGATTTTGAATCAGACGCTGATATTAACACTAACTATGACTGTGATTCTGACTCCTACTCTGACGCTGAATCTGATTTtggctctgactctgactctgactgtgacactgactctgactctaactgactctgactctgaatcTGATTTGACTCTGACTGTGacactgactctgactctgattttgattctgaacaTGGTTCTGACTCTGCCTATGCCTCTGACTCTAATTCTGAAGTTGTTTCTGACCCTGAATTTAACTCTGATTCTGACATCAAAACATAGCGTCAAGCCTGCACATCCCCAACGTGATAGCCAAAGCTCGGTGGCGTTGATGAGGAGTACCGCCTTGTCATCGTCCTCATATCTCCTAGAGCTGGCTGGCTGAAGAAAGTTGGGCCAGACTCTCGGGTCGTTCAGGGCGTTACGACAACCACGGAGTGACTTTCGCGCGTGATCGCGTCGTTGATGAAGCCCTGATGACGCGACGCGACAACTTTGTTGGGGGGGAGCTGCGGCTAGGTACGAAATTACCCTTTCGATatggtttatttaaaagatTACTTTGTGATGGAAATGTACGCGGTGGGGATGAAAACGGGGCTAACAGCAGCTGTCGAGTGGTTTTTGCGTTTCTGCGGTTCTGCAGTGGCGATAAAAGGCAGCATCTTTTGTTGCAAAAGACTCTCGATTATGGTGAAATTTCGCTATTATTAGACTGTGGCTTTGCGATTGTCGGGAACGGGATGGAAAGCAATTATTCTTTTGTGCTTCGTGTGCattgcatttcgacaaaaaagagtgtaaattttgttgttgtaaaagttcaagatttcaagaattcatgagtccaagagtccaagagtccaagagtccaagagtccaagagtctaagagtccaagagtccaagagtccaagagtccaagagtccaagagtccaagagtccaagattccaagagtccaagagtccaagtaACCAAGAGGCTAAGAGTTCAAGAGACTAAGTAGACTCCataaattacattttattttgaattcgtATCACTTCAAACTCTCCAACAAATTTTCGTAATCTCCGGGAAATCATTTCAATCCAGATTGTAACGACTCTTTTCCGATTTGCCCAAATTGGGCACTCTGTTTTCCCTAGACATCGTACTGATTCCAACTTCCTAGTACAATTTCGCTCCCCGTCCAGCGTGGTCTCCATATCCATCACACACAAAACTTTCCCAGGTGTCCGGTTCCAGCCAGCCAGCCTTGCATCAAAGCGCCGTAGTGATGATAAAAAATGCATTCACCACAATCTCCCACCGTCTGGCCGTGCGAGATTCGATCGATGACTTGATTGGGTCGATACTGTCTGGCCGTCCATATAACATGCGGTGGGgtcacgacgacgacgcgctgaaacgaatttcgaaaattgaaaattggttatTAAAATTTCCATTCGCAATCGGCTGCTGCTATGGCTGCCGCCGCCGCTGTAGCACGTATAATCCATTCGAATTTTCGtccccacttttttttttcgctctccaAGTTTGGTCTGGTGTGTTACCTGGTGGTTTCGCAGATTTAGGCTGCGCTTTCCCTTTGGGGGTCTGGTGCGCAAGGGGAGGGGAAAAAAGGTTAGCCCCAGAAGCGAAATGCGCTCGCAGATTTATGTGTGTGCGGTGTACACGCAGCGAAATGGGGGTTGTTGTCGCCTGGGGTTGGTAAATGGAGCggtttcccgagcagacgaaaataacttgggaataacattttttgatatttgaaaatactagcccaataacattttatgttatttataacaagatttgttattcgtcgttatattttttt harbors:
- the LOC120423463 gene encoding uncharacterized protein LOC120423463; translated protein: MKQFLALVVLLGKILVWGKVLVDVDEEIYECENSLPIAAVLFSNLEYTLDDDEVLTINGRIDITDDYEAPIGLNFSSQHLERGEWRTGVFSSLIKDFCPDILNPMKPWYFVTKTLNQTKCPYKKGHVEIMEDFKYGTYGVPIPFNMLGEWKLFWEITAKRNGQMVKECNMQRVFLTDG